The proteins below are encoded in one region of Lujinxingia sediminis:
- a CDS encoding FG-GAP-like repeat-containing protein produces MREQITRWMVGGAIGALALGAAACGEDPVTGGFGHGSPCQIDEDCGPGLVCSAGVCAADPNGNIDEDTGDDPLNPDDPDGGDDTDTGNNPDTGTDTGTDPNPDTGTDPIDPVDPGVDRRDDRPVNPQCVYGERGDTFVPDETWSFRVEGSIPYATYDGHGSAGSFAGHAINQVMMTPAVANLTDDNDDGVINEQDIPEVIFTTFLTNENRSGNESWDTLITGVLRAVSGDDGSHLWSVGYREIEAFRGKSPADYRVSVGFQPAASVAVGDINNDGKAEIIAALFDYQSFGHLGFAALSNEGEILWISDDVAPTLNSWWGGPSIADIDGDGEPEIVVGSVVYDNQGRVMWDGREAPGLSVTDTLGTNRNLGPLSVVADLDLVDDSPTGTRTQEIITGNAAFTHDGQKLWESPMGDGFPAVADFNGSGFPEVVVVSDGTVRIHDGRTGTLVWGPVTVGAGRLGAPTIADFTGDGRNEIGIAGSTKYVALRVDYGLPGADNTPTYSEARLWERTTQDQSSNVTGSSVFDFNGDGRAEVVYNDELFLRVYDGPTGQVLFEAANPSFTALENPVIVDVDNDGTANIVVATNDFECGDQINCTPGIAGVRVFSDANDNWVATRRIWNQHAYSINNVNEDGSIPAEPTPSYRDHNTFRLNSLTTIDPQAAPDLLAEAPEVVADGCDMAVSVWVTNSGAVNVGPDMAVSFYVVRNGNRQYLDTGYTTQGLEPGQSERVRLGLNLPSGSYDIIAVVDDVNGTGSRNECNEDNNTILIEGGYSC; encoded by the coding sequence ATGAGAGAGCAAATCACCAGGTGGATGGTCGGCGGCGCGATCGGTGCGCTGGCGCTGGGTGCTGCGGCCTGCGGCGAAGATCCGGTAACCGGCGGCTTCGGACATGGCAGCCCCTGCCAGATTGATGAGGACTGCGGCCCGGGCCTGGTATGCAGCGCGGGCGTCTGCGCTGCAGATCCCAACGGCAACATCGATGAAGACACCGGTGATGATCCGCTCAATCCCGATGATCCCGATGGTGGCGACGACACCGATACGGGCAATAACCCCGACACCGGAACGGATACCGGCACGGACCCCAATCCGGATACCGGTACCGATCCCATCGACCCGGTGGACCCGGGTGTCGACCGCCGCGACGACCGCCCGGTGAACCCGCAATGCGTGTATGGCGAGCGCGGGGACACCTTCGTGCCCGATGAGACCTGGTCCTTCCGCGTGGAGGGCTCCATTCCCTACGCCACCTACGATGGCCACGGGAGCGCCGGCTCGTTTGCCGGCCATGCCATCAACCAGGTCATGATGACGCCGGCGGTGGCCAACCTCACCGACGACAACGATGACGGCGTCATCAACGAGCAGGACATCCCGGAGGTCATCTTTACGACCTTCCTGACCAACGAGAACAGGAGTGGCAACGAAAGTTGGGATACGCTTATCACCGGTGTGTTGCGGGCGGTCTCAGGCGATGACGGCAGTCACCTCTGGAGCGTGGGTTACCGCGAGATCGAGGCCTTCCGTGGTAAGAGTCCGGCCGATTACCGCGTGAGCGTAGGCTTTCAGCCGGCGGCCAGTGTGGCCGTGGGCGACATCAACAACGATGGCAAGGCCGAGATCATCGCCGCGCTCTTTGACTACCAGAGCTTCGGGCATCTGGGCTTTGCGGCGCTCTCCAATGAGGGCGAGATCCTGTGGATCTCGGATGATGTCGCCCCCACGCTCAATAGCTGGTGGGGCGGCCCCTCCATCGCGGACATCGATGGCGACGGCGAGCCCGAGATCGTGGTGGGTTCGGTGGTTTACGACAACCAGGGCCGCGTGATGTGGGACGGACGTGAAGCCCCCGGGCTCAGCGTAACCGACACTCTGGGCACCAACCGCAACCTCGGCCCGCTGAGTGTGGTCGCCGACCTCGACCTGGTCGACGACTCGCCGACCGGCACGCGCACCCAGGAGATCATCACCGGCAATGCGGCGTTCACCCACGATGGGCAGAAGCTGTGGGAGAGCCCGATGGGCGACGGATTCCCGGCGGTGGCTGACTTCAATGGCAGCGGCTTCCCCGAGGTCGTCGTGGTCAGCGATGGTACGGTGCGCATCCACGACGGTCGCACCGGCACTCTGGTCTGGGGTCCGGTTACCGTGGGCGCCGGTCGCCTGGGGGCGCCGACGATCGCGGACTTCACCGGCGACGGGCGCAACGAGATCGGTATCGCCGGAAGCACCAAATACGTCGCGCTGCGCGTGGACTACGGCCTGCCCGGTGCCGACAACACGCCGACCTACAGCGAAGCGCGCCTGTGGGAGCGCACCACCCAGGATCAGTCCAGCAACGTGACCGGCTCCAGCGTGTTCGACTTCAACGGTGATGGTCGCGCGGAGGTCGTTTACAACGATGAACTCTTCCTGCGCGTCTACGACGGTCCCACCGGTCAGGTGCTCTTTGAGGCGGCCAACCCCTCGTTCACCGCGCTGGAGAACCCGGTGATCGTGGACGTGGATAACGACGGCACGGCCAACATCGTCGTGGCCACCAACGATTTTGAATGCGGCGATCAGATCAACTGCACCCCGGGTATCGCCGGTGTGCGGGTCTTCTCCGACGCGAACGACAACTGGGTGGCTACCCGTCGCATCTGGAACCAGCACGCCTACAGCATCAACAACGTCAACGAAGACGGCTCGATCCCCGCCGAGCCCACTCCGAGCTACCGCGACCACAACACCTTCCGCCTGAACAGCCTGACGACCATCGATCCGCAGGCCGCCCCCGACCTGTTGGCCGAGGCGCCCGAGGTCGTCGCCGATGGCTGCGATATGGCGGTGAGCGTGTGGGTTACCAACTCCGGCGCGGTGAACGTGGGCCCGGATATGGCGGTGAGCTTCTACGTGGTGCGCAACGGCAACCGCCAGTACCTCGATACCGGCTACACCACCCAGGGGCTTGAGCCCGGGCAGTCTGAGCGCGTGCGGCTCGGCTTGAACCTTCCCTCCGGGAGCTACGACATCATCGCGGTGGTCGATGATGTCAACGGCACCGGCTCTCGCAACGAGTGCAATGAGGATAACAACACCATTCTCATCGAAGGCGGCTACTCCTGCTGA
- the sigJ gene encoding RNA polymerase sigma factor SigJ, whose product MSAQPDSAFAEHRALLFKIAYNLTGSVSDAEDVVQECYLRWRAVETPVEHPRSYLAQIATRQALNALRKRNRQREDYPGVWLPEPLPTAAQPEQPAARSPESALLLADQVSTAMLVMLQSLTPEQRAAFVLREVFDFDYPEIARALGKSPEAVRQLVHRARTRVRSGRRHTLVDDDTHRATVEGLFQATIDGDIQTLMDVLAPDVVVLSDGGGHVSTARKPIVGADPVARFLHGLARKHAGSGAGTALEINGRMAMLFYDAQGLPTLFQCEVADARVTQIYILRNPRKLAHLT is encoded by the coding sequence ATGTCTGCCCAACCCGATAGCGCCTTTGCCGAGCACCGCGCGCTCCTCTTTAAGATCGCCTACAACCTCACCGGCAGCGTCAGCGATGCCGAAGACGTCGTCCAGGAGTGCTACCTGCGCTGGCGAGCGGTGGAGACCCCGGTGGAGCACCCGCGCTCGTATCTGGCGCAGATCGCCACCCGCCAGGCGTTAAACGCCCTGCGCAAGCGCAACCGCCAGCGCGAAGACTACCCCGGCGTCTGGCTTCCCGAGCCCCTGCCCACCGCCGCGCAGCCCGAGCAGCCGGCGGCGCGCTCCCCGGAGTCGGCCCTCCTGCTGGCCGACCAGGTCTCCACCGCCATGCTGGTGATGCTCCAGAGCCTCACCCCCGAGCAGCGGGCGGCCTTCGTGCTGCGCGAGGTCTTTGATTTTGACTACCCGGAGATCGCCCGGGCGCTGGGAAAATCGCCAGAGGCCGTAAGGCAGCTCGTGCACCGCGCCCGCACCCGGGTGCGCTCCGGAAGGCGCCACACCCTGGTCGATGACGACACCCACCGCGCCACCGTCGAGGGACTCTTCCAGGCGACGATCGACGGCGATATCCAGACGCTGATGGACGTCCTGGCCCCCGATGTCGTGGTGCTCTCCGACGGGGGAGGACACGTCAGCACCGCCCGAAAACCCATCGTCGGAGCCGACCCCGTCGCCCGCTTCCTCCACGGCCTGGCCCGCAAGCACGCCGGCTCGGGCGCCGGCACCGCCCTGGAGATCAACGGACGTATGGCGATGCTCTTCTACGATGCGCAGGGCCTCCCCACCCTCTTTCAATGTGAGGTCGCCGACGCCCGCGTGACGCAGATCTACATTCTCCGCAACCCCCGAAAGCTGGCACATCTGACCTGA
- a CDS encoding NAD(P)/FAD-dependent oxidoreductase, with protein MTPHTIVIGAGYAGIMAANRLCSAEGPSRPRVTLINPKDHFIERIRLHSYAASTLKSVSHPLATLLHPQVDVRVDSVESIEPEARRVTLAGGESLSYDVLIYAAGSAEGAAPPEALQISTLAGAEETRRRLQEHTSGPVHIVGGGHTGLELVGEIASEHPQIEIHLHCAGAIAPSVSERARAAILRRLKRLKVIVHTHQPVPMRDHDARRALLGDGLLIWCAGFSTPSLAMTSGLPHDTRRRLQVTPELQVPGFPSIFGAGDAIAIDHPGYAYLRMGCASALPLGAHVADNVQRYLEQRPLEPYRGGYIVQNIALGPKNALVQFVHPDDRPRSIHMGGLAGGIFKESICRMTLRSLSNEARHPGTFSWSQHAELGPQADDEPAA; from the coding sequence ATGACCCCACATACCATCGTCATCGGCGCCGGATACGCCGGCATTATGGCCGCCAATCGCCTGTGCTCCGCCGAGGGGCCGAGTCGCCCCCGCGTCACGCTGATCAACCCGAAAGACCACTTCATCGAGCGCATTCGCCTGCATAGCTACGCGGCATCCACCCTTAAGAGCGTCTCCCATCCCCTCGCCACTCTTTTGCATCCCCAGGTCGACGTGCGGGTCGACTCGGTCGAGAGCATTGAGCCCGAAGCCCGGAGGGTCACGCTGGCCGGCGGGGAGTCTCTGTCCTACGACGTGCTCATCTACGCGGCCGGCTCTGCCGAAGGCGCCGCCCCCCCCGAAGCCCTGCAAATCTCGACGCTGGCCGGCGCCGAAGAGACTCGCCGCCGACTTCAAGAGCACACCTCGGGCCCGGTGCACATCGTCGGAGGCGGGCACACCGGACTGGAGCTCGTCGGGGAGATCGCCAGCGAGCATCCCCAGATCGAGATCCACCTCCACTGCGCCGGCGCCATCGCCCCGAGCGTCTCGGAGCGGGCGCGCGCGGCGATCCTGCGCCGACTCAAGCGCTTAAAGGTCATCGTCCATACCCATCAGCCCGTGCCGATGCGTGACCACGACGCGCGCCGCGCGCTCCTGGGCGATGGCCTGCTGATCTGGTGTGCCGGCTTCTCCACCCCCTCGCTGGCCATGACCAGTGGCCTGCCCCACGATACCCGGCGGCGCCTGCAGGTTACCCCCGAGCTTCAGGTCCCGGGCTTCCCCTCCATCTTCGGCGCCGGCGACGCCATCGCCATCGATCACCCCGGCTACGCCTACCTGCGGATGGGCTGTGCTTCGGCCTTGCCCCTGGGGGCGCATGTGGCCGACAACGTGCAGCGCTACCTTGAGCAGCGCCCTCTGGAGCCCTACCGCGGCGGATACATCGTTCAAAACATCGCGCTCGGCCCCAAAAACGCCCTGGTACAGTTCGTTCACCCGGATGACCGCCCCCGTAGCATCCACATGGGAGGGCTTGCCGGGGGCATCTTTAAGGAATCGATCTGCCGGATGACCCTGCGCTCGCTGAGCAATGAAGCCCGCCACCCCGGCACCTTCTCCTGGTCGCAACATGCGGAGCTTGGCCCGCAAGCCGACGACGAACCCGCGGCCTGA
- a CDS encoding zinc ribbon domain-containing protein, which translates to MNTCPNCGKEVDDNARHCGHCGHKLQIDQKKTMLGMAAIDPHELQKRIAEARPAQKGEERVSEKAGPQSSESAGPDPEMALTEVMEPVRFPRPEDAHARAEASVASDDAQPEGEQDDIAIGPTEAMPALTLPTPASDGPEERADGEDQLPHQPTGPMEALPTVAPADERGEWDASSLPDPLAATELEMSPVDLSKTGPTSTPAAEPESESAPGAPQAAPGDAPEASTDAPVVTPTPAQGLAAQLPDNLAQLAGDPENKKRLILFVGAVVVVLLGCCILSVVLSSMV; encoded by the coding sequence ATGAACACCTGCCCGAATTGCGGCAAAGAGGTCGACGATAACGCCCGCCATTGCGGGCATTGCGGCCATAAGCTGCAGATCGATCAGAAGAAAACCATGCTCGGCATGGCTGCTATCGATCCTCACGAGCTTCAAAAACGCATCGCCGAGGCTCGCCCCGCCCAGAAGGGGGAAGAGCGAGTGTCGGAGAAGGCTGGGCCTCAGTCCTCCGAGAGCGCCGGGCCGGATCCGGAGATGGCTCTGACGGAGGTGATGGAGCCGGTACGTTTTCCCAGGCCGGAGGATGCACACGCCCGGGCTGAGGCTTCGGTCGCGTCCGATGATGCTCAACCCGAAGGTGAGCAGGACGATATCGCCATCGGTCCCACCGAGGCGATGCCCGCGCTCACGCTTCCCACGCCGGCAAGCGATGGACCTGAGGAGCGTGCCGACGGCGAAGACCAGCTCCCCCATCAGCCCACCGGACCGATGGAGGCGCTCCCCACCGTGGCACCTGCCGATGAACGCGGTGAGTGGGACGCGAGTTCCTTGCCGGACCCGCTTGCGGCCACCGAGCTGGAGATGTCGCCGGTCGATCTCTCAAAGACCGGCCCGACGTCGACACCGGCCGCCGAGCCAGAGTCCGAGTCCGCGCCAGGCGCACCGCAGGCCGCTCCTGGCGATGCGCCTGAGGCCTCCACCGATGCGCCGGTGGTAACACCCACCCCGGCGCAGGGGCTCGCCGCCCAGCTCCCCGATAACCTGGCGCAGCTGGCCGGAGATCCGGAGAACAAAAAACGCCTGATACTCTTTGTCGGTGCAGTCGTCGTGGTGCTTCTGGGCTGCTGCATTTTGAGCGTGGTGCTCTCCTCGATGGTCTGA
- a CDS encoding iron-containing alcohol dehydrogenase: MTTLIDELLTRYAEHLDTRAIVLQKDAIAEGVRQMQAHLPEGTWLVAFDENTWEVAGKALAAELDRVGQAWERFEVLASEGEEVPRCDDASIAAYQAALGEQGAVAGVAVGAGTINDIVKQACFNVDRYMACVATSPSMNGYTSAIAAVLSEGVKTTIPCRAPRVVVADLDVLAESPYRMICSGLGDLMSKPVSNADWQLSAWLNGTFHSAEAMEIIEAGAKLLDGVAPKLPARDRQAVGDLSASLMLSGLAMSVAGSSSPASGGEHLISHFIDMTSIAFDEPHDFHGCQVGVGTLTTAYLYEQLMAMDPDTINVEARVAALQPWEQYAAVLKERFGPLYDAVVKHAEKAYPSADELRARLTTLKSEWSVLRQKVGSTLRTCNSLEEELVEAKCPVRFAELDVARERAWRSVAHSKDIRNRYTILHLAWELGTLDAWTDKAIDRLYDSQIF; the protein is encoded by the coding sequence ATGACCACGCTCATCGACGAGCTATTGACCCGCTACGCCGAGCACCTCGACACCCGCGCGATCGTGCTCCAGAAAGACGCCATCGCCGAGGGTGTGCGCCAGATGCAGGCGCATCTTCCCGAGGGCACCTGGCTTGTGGCCTTTGACGAAAACACCTGGGAGGTGGCCGGAAAGGCCCTGGCCGCCGAGCTCGATCGGGTGGGTCAAGCCTGGGAGCGCTTTGAGGTACTCGCCAGCGAGGGCGAGGAGGTGCCGCGTTGTGATGATGCCTCCATCGCCGCCTACCAGGCGGCCCTTGGCGAGCAGGGCGCGGTGGCTGGCGTGGCCGTGGGTGCCGGCACCATCAACGACATCGTCAAGCAGGCCTGCTTCAACGTCGACCGTTATATGGCGTGCGTGGCGACCTCCCCGAGCATGAACGGCTACACCTCGGCGATTGCCGCGGTGCTCTCCGAGGGCGTCAAAACCACCATCCCCTGCCGCGCGCCGCGGGTCGTGGTGGCCGATCTCGATGTGCTGGCCGAGTCGCCCTACCGCATGATCTGCAGCGGTCTGGGTGATTTGATGTCGAAGCCGGTCTCCAACGCCGACTGGCAACTCTCGGCCTGGCTCAACGGCACCTTCCACTCCGCCGAGGCCATGGAGATCATTGAGGCCGGCGCGAAACTTCTCGACGGAGTCGCTCCGAAGTTGCCCGCCCGCGACCGCCAGGCCGTCGGCGACTTGAGCGCCAGCCTGATGCTCAGCGGCCTGGCGATGAGCGTGGCCGGCTCGTCGAGCCCGGCCTCCGGTGGCGAGCACCTGATCAGCCACTTTATCGACATGACCTCGATCGCGTTTGATGAGCCGCATGATTTTCACGGCTGCCAGGTGGGCGTGGGCACGCTGACCACCGCCTACCTCTACGAGCAGCTTATGGCGATGGACCCGGACACCATCAATGTGGAGGCGCGCGTGGCCGCGCTCCAACCCTGGGAGCAGTACGCTGCGGTGCTCAAAGAGCGCTTCGGCCCCCTCTACGACGCGGTGGTCAAACACGCCGAAAAGGCCTACCCCTCCGCCGACGAACTTCGCGCTCGCCTCACCACCCTGAAGTCGGAGTGGTCGGTGCTGCGCCAGAAGGTGGGCTCGACGCTGCGCACCTGCAACTCGCTTGAAGAGGAGCTCGTCGAGGCGAAGTGTCCGGTGCGTTTTGCCGAGCTGGACGTGGCGCGCGAGCGGGCCTGGCGCTCCGTGGCGCACTCCAAAGACATCCGCAACCGCTACACGATCCTGCACCTGGCCTGGGAGCTTGGCACCCTGGATGCCTGGACCGACAAAGCCATCGACCGGCTCTACGACTCGCAGATCTTCTAA
- the accC gene encoding acetyl-CoA carboxylase biotin carboxylase subunit: MFKKVLIANRGEIAVRVMRSLREMGIATVAVYSEADRKALHVRMADEAYCVGPAPSAESYLRAEVILDVAKKSGAEAIHPGYGFLSENADFARACEAAGITFIGPKPYAIEAMGEKTRARQLMEKAGVPLVPGTKDAVEDAAEALAIAEKMGFPVLVKASAGGGGKGMRRVDDPAEFVQSFEGARREALSAFGNGDVYVEKYVLNPRHVEIQVLADGHGNVVHLFERDCSVQRRHQKIIEETPCPVLKEETRQRMGQVACDAARAVDYIGAGTVEFLLDANGDFYFLEMNTRLQVEHPITEMITGMDLVRWQVNIAAGRPLDVDQSQITRRGAAVECRIYAEDPENNFMPSPGPLHVLKTPSGPGVREDGGVYEGGEVTVHYDPMIAKLITWGEDRQHAIERMRRALSEYVVGGISTNIAFHREVLDHPDFVSGEYTTDFVPRWLKERSKPAPRYVLDAELVAVLSAHRRDEALSQGAGVQGGAGAAKSGPGSRWKELGRMRALGR, translated from the coding sequence ATGTTTAAGAAGGTGTTGATCGCCAACCGTGGCGAGATTGCGGTTCGAGTGATGCGCAGCCTGCGCGAGATGGGAATCGCGACGGTGGCGGTGTACTCGGAGGCCGACCGCAAGGCGCTGCACGTGCGCATGGCCGATGAAGCCTACTGTGTGGGGCCTGCGCCCAGTGCCGAGAGCTACCTGCGCGCCGAGGTGATCCTGGACGTCGCTAAGAAGAGCGGCGCCGAGGCTATTCATCCCGGCTACGGTTTCTTGAGTGAAAACGCCGACTTTGCCCGCGCCTGTGAGGCTGCCGGCATCACCTTCATCGGTCCCAAACCCTACGCCATTGAGGCGATGGGCGAGAAGACCCGGGCCCGCCAGCTGATGGAGAAGGCCGGGGTTCCGCTTGTGCCCGGGACCAAAGATGCTGTGGAGGATGCTGCCGAGGCTCTGGCAATCGCCGAGAAGATGGGCTTTCCGGTGCTGGTCAAAGCGTCGGCAGGCGGCGGGGGCAAGGGAATGCGTCGGGTCGATGATCCGGCGGAGTTCGTGCAGTCCTTTGAAGGGGCGAGGCGCGAAGCGCTGAGCGCGTTCGGCAATGGCGATGTGTATGTTGAGAAGTACGTGCTCAACCCGCGCCACGTCGAGATTCAGGTGCTGGCCGACGGTCACGGTAACGTCGTGCACCTCTTTGAGCGCGACTGCTCGGTGCAGCGTCGCCACCAGAAGATCATTGAGGAGACGCCCTGTCCGGTGCTCAAAGAGGAGACGCGCCAGCGCATGGGCCAGGTGGCCTGTGATGCGGCGCGCGCCGTCGATTATATCGGCGCGGGCACCGTGGAGTTTTTGCTCGACGCCAACGGCGACTTCTATTTTCTGGAGATGAACACCCGGCTGCAGGTCGAGCACCCGATCACCGAGATGATCACCGGCATGGATCTGGTGCGCTGGCAGGTGAACATCGCCGCGGGCCGTCCGCTCGATGTCGACCAGAGCCAGATCACTCGCCGGGGCGCGGCGGTGGAGTGTCGTATCTACGCCGAAGATCCCGAGAATAACTTCATGCCCTCTCCGGGGCCTCTGCACGTGCTGAAGACGCCATCGGGCCCCGGTGTGCGCGAAGATGGCGGCGTGTATGAGGGCGGGGAGGTCACGGTGCATTACGACCCGATGATCGCCAAGCTCATCACCTGGGGAGAAGATCGTCAGCACGCCATTGAGCGGATGCGCCGGGCGCTCTCCGAGTATGTTGTCGGGGGAATCTCCACCAACATCGCGTTTCACCGTGAGGTGCTCGATCATCCCGATTTTGTCAGCGGGGAGTACACCACCGACTTTGTGCCGCGCTGGCTTAAAGAGCGCTCAAAGCCCGCGCCGCGCTACGTGCTTGATGCCGAGCTGGTGGCCGTGCTCAGCGCGCATCGCCGCGATGAGGCGTTGAGCCAGGGCGCCGGCGTGCAGGGGGGTGCCGGGGCCGCGAAGAGTGGGCCTGGAAGCCGCTGGAAAGAGCTCGGTCGGATGCGTGCGCTGGGGCGTTGA
- a CDS encoding acetyl-CoA carboxylase biotin carboxyl carrier protein subunit — translation MSERVFYFVGQGDEQRTWQVETLQADLYRVTSPEGTTFEVSAFEADAAGLSLLTGDRVIEADVLREDTVYEVQIDGETHAVEVLNERQKRMKAAGVGARGSDSPELKSPMAGKVVAIAVEVGQEVAPGETVVIVEAMKMENDLKAHRPGVITEVAVSAGQAVEIGDVLVRIDDVQ, via the coding sequence ATGAGCGAGCGCGTGTTTTATTTTGTGGGTCAGGGCGATGAGCAACGCACCTGGCAGGTCGAGACCCTTCAAGCTGATCTCTACCGCGTCACCTCCCCGGAGGGGACGACCTTTGAAGTCAGCGCCTTTGAGGCGGACGCCGCCGGGCTGAGTCTTTTGACCGGCGATCGGGTCATTGAGGCCGACGTGCTGCGGGAGGACACCGTCTACGAGGTGCAGATCGACGGGGAAACCCACGCCGTCGAGGTGCTCAACGAGCGCCAGAAGCGCATGAAGGCCGCCGGCGTGGGCGCGCGCGGCTCGGATAGCCCCGAGCTCAAGAGCCCGATGGCCGGCAAGGTCGTCGCGATCGCGGTGGAGGTAGGCCAGGAGGTTGCGCCTGGCGAGACGGTTGTCATCGTTGAGGCGATGAAGATGGAGAACGACCTCAAGGCACACCGTCCCGGTGTGATCACCGAGGTCGCGGTAAGCGCAGGGCAGGCCGTCGAGATCGGCGACGTGCTGGTCCGTATCGACGATGTGCAATGA
- a CDS encoding acyl-CoA mutase large subunit family protein: protein MSEESREEEFWAALHEADARWRDEVLQPLLERFGERRERFVRSDGEEVEAVYGPHHQRGQDFLNDLGFPGSYPFTRGVQPTMYRGRLWTMRQYAGFGDAAQSNERYRYLLSQGTTGLSVAFDLPTQMGYDSDSPRARGEVGKVGVAIDSIADMEVLLDQLPLDKISTSMTINATASTLLALYVAVADARGIDRGKLRGTIQNDVLKEYIARGTYIYPPRPSMRIITDIFGFCQAEVPKWNTVSISGYHIREAGSTAVQEVGFTLANGIAYVEAAQAAGLDVDEFAGRLSFFFNVHNNFIEEVAKFRAARRLWARIMKERFGAKKESSMRLRFHSQTAGSTLTAQQPQVNIVRVAMQALASVMGGTQSLHTNSWDEALGLPTEASALMALRTQQVIAHETGVADIVDPLAGSYAVEALTDAIEEGARDYIARYDAIGGAVQAIEAGFPQSEIQEAAYQAQLAQERSEQVIVGVNRYKAEEEAPVAIHQIDPEVERSQVARLRELKASRAASEVERCRAGLANAARGGDNLMPHIVEAVVHKVTLGEVADTLREVFGEYVENVVF from the coding sequence ATGAGCGAGGAGTCACGCGAGGAAGAGTTCTGGGCGGCGCTGCACGAGGCCGATGCCCGCTGGCGCGATGAGGTGTTGCAGCCTCTGCTGGAGCGCTTTGGCGAGCGTCGCGAGCGCTTTGTGCGCAGCGACGGTGAGGAGGTCGAGGCCGTCTATGGCCCGCACCATCAGCGTGGTCAGGATTTCCTCAACGACCTGGGCTTTCCGGGGAGCTATCCCTTCACCCGAGGGGTGCAGCCGACGATGTACCGCGGTCGACTCTGGACGATGCGTCAGTACGCCGGCTTTGGCGACGCCGCCCAGTCCAATGAGCGCTACCGCTACCTGCTCTCGCAGGGAACCACCGGTCTGTCGGTGGCCTTCGATCTGCCCACGCAGATGGGGTACGACTCCGATAGCCCCCGCGCTCGCGGTGAGGTCGGTAAAGTAGGCGTGGCTATCGACTCCATCGCCGATATGGAGGTGCTTCTCGACCAGCTGCCCCTGGATAAGATCTCGACCTCGATGACGATCAACGCCACCGCCTCCACCCTGCTGGCGCTCTATGTGGCGGTGGCCGATGCTCGCGGCATCGATCGGGGTAAGCTGCGCGGAACCATCCAGAATGACGTGCTCAAGGAGTACATCGCCCGGGGGACCTACATCTATCCTCCGCGGCCGAGCATGCGCATCATCACCGATATCTTTGGCTTCTGTCAGGCGGAGGTGCCCAAATGGAACACGGTGAGCATCTCCGGCTACCACATCCGCGAGGCGGGCAGCACGGCGGTGCAGGAGGTCGGGTTTACGCTGGCCAATGGCATCGCGTACGTCGAGGCTGCTCAGGCCGCCGGGCTTGATGTCGATGAGTTCGCCGGACGCCTCTCCTTCTTCTTCAACGTGCATAACAACTTCATCGAAGAGGTCGCGAAGTTCCGCGCGGCGCGCCGTCTGTGGGCGCGCATCATGAAAGAGCGCTTCGGGGCGAAGAAAGAAAGCTCCATGCGTCTGCGCTTCCACAGCCAGACGGCCGGCTCCACGCTGACCGCGCAGCAACCCCAGGTCAACATCGTGCGCGTGGCGATGCAGGCGCTGGCCTCGGTGATGGGCGGCACGCAGTCCTTGCATACCAACTCCTGGGATGAAGCCCTGGGACTTCCCACCGAGGCCTCCGCGCTGATGGCGCTGCGCACCCAGCAGGTCATCGCCCATGAGACGGGGGTGGCGGATATCGTCGACCCGCTGGCCGGAAGCTACGCGGTGGAGGCGCTGACCGACGCGATTGAGGAGGGAGCGCGCGACTACATCGCCCGTTACGACGCGATCGGCGGGGCGGTGCAGGCCATTGAGGCGGGCTTTCCGCAGAGTGAGATTCAGGAGGCCGCCTACCAGGCCCAGCTCGCTCAGGAGCGCAGTGAGCAGGTGATCGTGGGGGTTAACCGCTATAAAGCCGAGGAGGAGGCTCCGGTGGCGATCCATCAGATCGACCCGGAGGTGGAGCGCTCCCAGGTGGCACGACTGCGCGAGCTTAAAGCGTCGCGGGCGGCCTCCGAGGTCGAGCGTTGTCGCGCCGGGCTGGCGAATGCGGCGCGGGGCGGCGACAACCTGATGCCTCATATTGTGGAAGCCGTCGTGCATAAGGTGACCCTGGGTGAGGTCGCCGACACTCTGCGCGAGGTGTTTGGGGAATACGTCGAGAATGTTGTCTTTTAA